Part of the Spirochaetota bacterium genome is shown below.
TTGGTGTAATCGTGAAAGCTGTGTGTTCCCATCTATCTGTAAACATTTACAGTTGGGGAATAGCAGATGGCTTTCGCTTATGGACAATGCTCTTGCTCTTCCTAATGTAAAGAAGGTGTCAGTTGGTTCTGGTATACGCTATGATCTGTTTATGCAGTCAAAAGATGCGTATAAGGAGCTATCGCACCTTATTAAATATTTTGTAAGTGGGCAGCTTAAGATTGCTCCAGAACATACCGATGCAACGGTACTCAGAGCAATGCGCAAAGTGCCTGGATATTCGCTGGAAGATTTTGTAAAAATATTTAAAGATGAGTGTATACGCCAGAGCAGGGAATACTACATTGTGCCGTATTTGATGAGTTGCCATCCCGGCAGTACCAATGATTCTATATACAAGGTTCGCAATGATATTGGTAGATTATTTGGCTACGTGCCGTATCAGTGTCAGGCATTTATACCGCTACCTATGACACTTTCATCAATTCAATATTACACAGGCTCTGACCCCCTGACGGGGGAAAAGTTTTTTGTTGAAAGAAATGCAGTAAAACGCAGAAAACAGCATGGGATTTTAATAAAAAACATAAAGAATTGACTTTTTTATATGTGATAATATCTTAATTGTCAGAGGATCTATGTATTGGAGAATTTTATGAATAATAAGGAATTGTTGGAAAAGATAAACCGGATGATTAAACAAAACTTTGATGATCTGATTGAAAAGGCTATACTGTTTGGCTCACGAGTTGATGGTACAGCAACGGAGTATTCTGATTATGATATACTAATTGTAACAAAGAAAAAAATTGATTGGAAGGTTGAAGAGCAAATAAGATCAATCCTTTATACGCTTAACATAGACTATGATATCATTCTTTCAGTACAATTTATTTCTATAGCTGATTTACATACCATCAAAGGTAAACAGCCCTTTATATTACAAGCATTTGAAACTGGTGTAGAGATACGATAATACAATGCCTTTAACACCTCAAGAAAGGAATACTATTGTTAAATACAGATTGAAACGCTCTGAAGAAACATGGAAAGAAGCAAAATTCCTGTTTGAAAATAATATGTTGGCAGCCAGCGTAAATCGTATTTACTATAGCATGTTTTATGCTG
Proteins encoded:
- a CDS encoding nucleotidyltransferase domain-containing protein yields the protein MNNKELLEKINRMIKQNFDDLIEKAILFGSRVDGTATEYSDYDILIVTKKKIDWKVEEQIRSILYTLNIDYDIILSVQFISIADLHTIKGKQPFILQAFETGVEIR
- a CDS encoding HEPN domain-containing protein, translating into MPLTPQERNTIVKYRLKRSEETWKEAKFLFENNMLAASVNRIYYSMFYAVNALAIENGFQTGKHTRLIGWFNKKHKELTF